In Wolbachia endosymbiont of Cimex lectularius, the following are encoded in one genomic region:
- the carB gene encoding carbamoyl-phosphate synthase large subunit codes for MTKRTDIESILVIGAGPIIIGQACEFDYSGTQSCKVLKSEGYRVILVNSNPATIMTDPEFSDATYIEPILPEIIEKIIIKEKPNAILPTMGGQTALNCAMKLADDGVLDTYNVKLIGVNREAIKKAEDRELFRQSMDKIGLKYPKSIIIKNQGQIKKALDYIGLPAIIRSSFTLGGAGSGIAYNKEEFINIAENALKISPINEVQIDESIIGWKEYEMEVIRDCKDNCIIVCSIENVDPMGVHTGDSITVAPALTLRDAEYQQMRNASIAVLREIDVSAGGANVQFAVNPKEDGSLVVIEMNPRVSRSSALASKATGYPIAKVATKLAVGYSLDEIRNDCAPIIPAAFEPVVDYIVTKIPRFEFEKFKGTNCELSTSMKSVGEVMSIGRTFNESLQKAFRSLETGLTGLDEVFSEGTDVDHIKSQLAKLLPNRLLIAADAMRHGISIEEINSITGYDLWFLQNIRQIILAEQKIKEAGLPEAAHEILELKKMGFSDTRLAKLSSKKIEQIEAIRKKFGIHPVYKRVDTCAAEFESSTAYMYGCYEGDVINKTECEAKVSDRKKVVILGSGPNRIGQGIEFDYACVHAVSAAKEMGYETIMINCNPETVSTDYDTTDRLYFAPLTVEDVLEILNKEQENGTLVGVIVQIGGQTPLKLAKILNERGLNILGTSFDSIDLAEDRMRFKNLALRLDLKQPENSICHSVEEALANAEKVGFPLVVRPSYVLGGQSMSIKHDIESFKEYVLDQTKIFEHGSLLLDRFLVNAVEVDVDAICDGEKVFVAAVMEHIEEAGVHSGDSTCSIPTNTLSDEVVKEIELQTERIAFELKVKGLINIQFAIQENNIYILEVNLRASRAVPFISKVINIPVAKLATQVILGKKLDQEKKSLDHFAIKAAVFPFTRFSEIDTLLGPEMKSTGEVMGIDSSFEAALAKAYMAAGYKLPTEGRALISVKDDDKEYILPVARMLKGLGFEIYATKGTASYLNNNGIAAKAVNKVREGRPHIVDMLKDGKINLVINTSKGVKSVSDSKDIRRAAILQNIAYSTTASGSKALVLAIQYVKSSRLEVKSLQQIQNAVYS; via the coding sequence ATGACAAAACGTACAGATATAGAATCTATATTAGTAATAGGAGCAGGTCCAATAATTATAGGTCAGGCGTGCGAGTTTGATTATTCCGGAACTCAGAGTTGCAAGGTATTAAAAAGTGAGGGTTATAGAGTCATTTTGGTTAATTCTAATCCTGCAACTATAATGACGGATCCCGAGTTTTCTGATGCAACGTATATTGAACCCATACTGCCTGAAATCATAGAAAAAATCATAATTAAAGAGAAGCCAAATGCAATATTGCCGACGATGGGCGGGCAAACTGCTCTAAACTGCGCAATGAAACTTGCGGATGATGGGGTGTTAGATACATATAATGTAAAGCTGATTGGCGTAAATAGAGAAGCAATCAAAAAAGCAGAAGATAGAGAACTATTTCGCCAATCTATGGATAAAATAGGGCTAAAATACCCTAAAAGTATCATTATAAAAAATCAAGGCCAAATAAAGAAAGCTCTGGATTATATAGGGTTGCCTGCAATCATCCGTTCATCGTTTACTCTTGGGGGTGCAGGTAGTGGCATAGCGTACAATAAAGAAGAGTTTATCAACATTGCGGAGAATGCTCTGAAAATTTCGCCAATAAATGAAGTTCAGATAGATGAGTCGATTATTGGTTGGAAAGAGTACGAAATGGAAGTTATTCGTGATTGCAAAGATAACTGCATAATAGTCTGTTCAATAGAAAATGTTGATCCCATGGGAGTTCACACAGGTGATAGCATTACTGTTGCTCCTGCTTTAACTCTGCGTGATGCGGAGTACCAACAAATGAGAAATGCATCTATAGCAGTGCTGAGAGAAATTGATGTTAGCGCAGGTGGTGCAAATGTCCAGTTTGCAGTTAATCCCAAAGAAGATGGCAGCCTCGTTGTAATTGAAATGAATCCAAGAGTTTCTCGCTCTTCTGCACTGGCCTCAAAGGCAACAGGTTATCCCATAGCAAAAGTTGCAACTAAGCTTGCTGTTGGCTATTCACTTGATGAAATACGCAACGATTGTGCACCAATTATACCTGCTGCATTTGAACCAGTGGTTGATTACATCGTCACCAAAATTCCTCGTTTTGAATTCGAAAAATTTAAGGGGACGAATTGTGAGCTATCAACCTCCATGAAATCGGTGGGGGAAGTGATGTCTATAGGCCGTACTTTTAATGAATCACTACAGAAAGCTTTTCGTTCACTTGAAACTGGCCTCACGGGGCTTGATGAAGTGTTCTCTGAAGGTACAGATGTTGATCATATAAAATCTCAATTAGCAAAATTGCTACCAAACAGATTACTGATTGCTGCTGACGCAATGCGTCACGGAATAAGCATAGAAGAAATAAATTCGATTACAGGGTATGATCTGTGGTTTTTGCAAAATATACGGCAGATCATCTTAGCTGAACAAAAAATTAAAGAAGCTGGTTTGCCTGAAGCTGCACATGAGATATTAGAGCTGAAAAAGATGGGATTTTCGGATACAAGGTTGGCAAAATTAAGTAGCAAAAAAATAGAGCAAATTGAAGCAATAAGGAAAAAATTTGGCATTCATCCAGTTTATAAACGTGTAGACACGTGTGCAGCTGAGTTTGAATCGAGCACTGCCTATATGTATGGCTGTTATGAAGGAGACGTTATAAATAAGACAGAGTGCGAAGCGAAAGTTTCTGACCGAAAAAAGGTTGTCATTTTAGGCAGTGGACCAAACCGTATTGGTCAGGGTATTGAGTTTGATTATGCATGCGTGCATGCAGTTTCCGCTGCCAAAGAAATGGGGTATGAAACAATAATGATTAATTGTAATCCTGAAACTGTTTCAACTGATTATGATACTACTGATCGTTTGTATTTTGCTCCACTAACTGTAGAGGATGTGCTTGAAATACTAAACAAAGAGCAAGAGAATGGTACACTAGTGGGTGTCATAGTGCAAATAGGTGGTCAAACGCCTTTAAAGTTAGCCAAAATACTAAATGAAAGGGGTTTGAATATCTTAGGTACATCTTTTGACTCTATAGATCTTGCCGAAGATCGTATGAGATTTAAAAACCTTGCTCTGCGGCTTGATTTAAAACAACCTGAGAACTCTATTTGTCATTCAGTGGAAGAAGCGTTAGCCAACGCAGAGAAGGTGGGGTTTCCATTAGTAGTCAGGCCATCCTACGTTTTGGGTGGTCAATCTATGTCGATTAAGCACGATATTGAGAGCTTTAAAGAATATGTACTGGATCAGACTAAGATTTTTGAACATGGGTCGCTGCTACTTGATAGATTCTTAGTCAATGCAGTTGAGGTTGACGTTGACGCTATATGCGATGGGGAAAAAGTTTTCGTTGCGGCAGTTATGGAGCATATTGAAGAAGCCGGAGTTCACTCTGGTGATTCAACCTGCTCGATACCGACAAATACGCTGAGTGATGAAGTCGTAAAAGAGATTGAATTGCAAACTGAAAGAATAGCTTTTGAACTGAAGGTGAAAGGCCTGATAAACATTCAATTTGCCATTCAAGAGAATAATATATACATACTGGAAGTGAATTTAAGAGCTAGCCGTGCAGTTCCTTTTATTTCCAAGGTAATCAATATTCCTGTTGCAAAGCTCGCAACGCAAGTTATTCTAGGCAAAAAATTAGACCAAGAAAAGAAATCTCTTGATCACTTTGCAATCAAAGCTGCTGTTTTTCCGTTTACACGTTTTTCGGAAATTGACACTCTGCTCGGTCCGGAAATGAAGTCAACAGGAGAGGTAATGGGAATCGACTCATCCTTTGAGGCCGCGCTAGCAAAAGCTTACATGGCTGCAGGGTATAAGTTGCCAACAGAAGGAAGAGCTTTGATTTCAGTAAAAGATGATGATAAAGAATATATATTGCCAGTTGCACGAATGTTGAAGGGGCTGGGTTTTGAAATATACGCCACTAAAGGCACAGCCTCGTATCTGAACAATAATGGCATTGCTGCAAAAGCTGTAAATAAAGTGAGGGAAGGCAGGCCCCACATAGTTGATATGCTTAAAGATGGAAAAATAAATCTAGTGATCAATACCTCAAAAGGTGTCAAATCAGTTTCAGATAGCAAGGACATTAGAAGAGCTGCTATTTTGCAAAATATAGCTTATAGCACCACAGCGTCTGGAAGTAAAGCGTTAGTACTTGCAATTCAATATGTAAAAAGCAGCAGGCTGGAAGTAAAGTCATTGCAGCAGATACAAAACGCTGTTTATAGTTAA